From the genome of Pelobacter propionicus DSM 2379, one region includes:
- a CDS encoding methyltransferase family protein — translation MSQLSWLKGKRGEWYLVVQAALFVLLVFGPRSFPGQSAPNLPWPWFVLLAGTILFLVGIVLSVCGTLSLGKNLSPLSYPKEQGRLVVSGVYRIVRHPIYSGIIFMAFGWGMWLESWPVIGYALLILIFFDIKSRREEFWLAEKYPEYAAYRKRVRKLIPFVW, via the coding sequence ATGTCGCAGCTCTCATGGTTGAAGGGCAAACGAGGTGAATGGTACCTGGTGGTGCAAGCCGCGCTGTTCGTGCTACTGGTGTTCGGCCCTCGTTCCTTCCCGGGGCAGAGCGCCCCGAACCTCCCCTGGCCCTGGTTCGTCCTCCTGGCAGGAACCATCCTGTTTCTGGTCGGCATCGTTTTGTCGGTCTGTGGAACACTCAGCCTGGGGAAGAACCTCTCCCCTCTGTCGTATCCGAAGGAACAGGGGCGTCTGGTTGTCAGCGGCGTGTATCGCATCGTGCGCCACCCGATCTACAGTGGCATCATCTTCATGGCATTTGGTTGGGGCATGTGGCTGGAGAGCTGGCCGGTCATCGGCTATGCCCTGTTGATCCTGATCTTCTTCGACATCAAGTCGCGGCGCGAGGAGTTCTGGCTTGCGGAGAAGTACCCGGAGTACGCCGCCTACCGCAAGCGGGTGCGCAAGCTGATACCTTTTGTCTGGTGA
- a CDS encoding thioredoxin domain-containing protein: MAKVIFWEKPGCQGNARQKEILLASGHELEVRNLLTEAWTEEELARFFGSRPVAEWFNMTNPKVKAGEIAPSRVGREEALEMMVAEPLLIVRPLMQVGGERLAGFDVGMVHNWIGLKSEAVGDRDPKNCPCVQSQAA, encoded by the coding sequence ATGGCAAAGGTGATTTTCTGGGAAAAGCCGGGGTGTCAGGGGAATGCGCGCCAGAAGGAGATACTGCTGGCATCGGGGCACGAGCTGGAGGTACGCAACCTGCTGACCGAGGCGTGGACGGAGGAGGAGCTGGCCCGCTTCTTCGGTTCCCGGCCGGTCGCGGAGTGGTTCAACATGACCAACCCGAAGGTTAAGGCGGGCGAGATCGCGCCGTCCCGGGTGGGGCGGGAAGAGGCGCTTGAAATGATGGTGGCCGAACCGCTGCTGATCGTCCGTCCGCTGATGCAGGTGGGGGGCGAGCGCCTGGCCGGTTTCGACGTGGGGATGGTGCACAACTGGATCGGCCTGAAGAGCGAGGCGGTGGGCGATCGTGACCCGAAGAACTGCCCCTGCGTGCAGAGCCAGGCGGCATGA
- a CDS encoding radical SAM/SPASM family putative metalloenzyme maturase has protein sequence MSTTLEETASGLAGDPVPALQEYPSRLFVETTTRCNLSCGMCMKQTRGNGIAEGDMHPETFTRLAPSLPHCQALVLNGIGEPLLHPGLETFIRQARGLMPARGWIGFQSNGLLVSETRALSLVEAGLDRICLSLDAVTPDTFKRIREGGEVRDLERAMSSLKRAREKRSSPLEIGTEFVLMRENARELPAALRWAAEQGASFAIVSHLLPYEQEHVGSVAYETNSDEAIAFFEPWRRRAEREGIDLNRFFKVMLNYLRSPEDQRVVDFVWEMQQEARSRDLFINLKNLLKRDERWFGEIGALFAEAEQMARETGLELILPAITPRGKRRCDFVENGGAFVSWDGGVHPCYFLWHRFSCYSSGSRKYVTPRVFGNINQQSMGEIWNNRLFREYRREVLAREYPLCSN, from the coding sequence ATGTCAACGACGCTTGAGGAAACGGCTTCCGGCCTGGCCGGCGATCCGGTACCAGCCCTGCAGGAGTACCCCAGCCGGCTGTTCGTGGAGACCACCACCCGCTGCAACTTGAGCTGCGGGATGTGCATGAAGCAGACCAGGGGAAACGGCATCGCGGAGGGGGATATGCATCCCGAAACCTTCACCAGACTCGCCCCCAGTCTGCCCCATTGCCAGGCGCTGGTGCTGAACGGGATCGGTGAGCCGCTGCTGCACCCTGGCCTGGAAACCTTCATCCGCCAGGCCAGGGGGCTTATGCCGGCGCGGGGGTGGATCGGATTCCAGTCCAACGGCCTGTTAGTCAGCGAAACCCGCGCCCTCTCGCTGGTGGAGGCGGGACTGGACCGCATCTGCCTCTCCCTGGACGCCGTCACGCCGGACACATTCAAAAGGATCCGCGAGGGGGGAGAGGTACGCGACCTGGAGCGGGCCATGAGCTCCCTGAAGCGGGCCAGGGAGAAGCGTTCCAGCCCCCTGGAGATCGGGACGGAGTTCGTTCTCATGCGCGAGAACGCCCGCGAACTGCCGGCCGCGCTGCGCTGGGCCGCGGAACAGGGGGCCAGCTTCGCCATCGTCTCCCACCTGCTCCCCTACGAGCAGGAGCATGTGGGGAGCGTGGCCTACGAGACCAACTCGGACGAGGCCATAGCGTTCTTCGAACCTTGGCGCAGGCGCGCGGAACGGGAGGGGATCGACCTGAATCGGTTCTTCAAGGTAATGCTGAACTACCTGAGAAGTCCTGAGGATCAGCGGGTGGTGGATTTTGTCTGGGAGATGCAGCAGGAGGCCCGCTCCCGGGATCTGTTCATCAACCTGAAGAACCTCCTGAAGCGGGACGAGCGCTGGTTCGGGGAGATCGGCGCCCTCTTTGCCGAGGCAGAGCAGATGGCCCGCGAAACCGGCCTGGAGTTGATCCTCCCGGCCATCACGCCCCGGGGCAAACGCAGATGCGACTTCGTGGAGAACGGCGGGGCGTTCGTCTCCTGGGACGGAGGAGTGCACCCCTGCTACTTCCTCTGGCACAGGTTCAGCTGCTACTCATCGGGAAGCAGGAAATACGTGACGCCCAGGGTGTTCGGCAACATCAACCAGCAGAGCATGGGGGAAATCTGGAACAACCGGCTCTTCCGGGAGTACCGCCGGGAGGTGCTGGCCAGGGAGTACCCGCTCTGCTCCAACTGA
- a CDS encoding peptidylprolyl isomerase → MARASARHILVSTEEACLKLKQEIEAGADFAACARDHSLCPSSRQGGELGEFGPGQMVKEFDEVVFSAEVGTVQGPVKTQFGYHLVEVTRRTA, encoded by the coding sequence ATGGCGAGAGCGAGTGCGCGTCACATTCTGGTGTCCACCGAGGAAGCATGTCTGAAGCTGAAGCAGGAGATCGAGGCGGGAGCAGATTTTGCCGCCTGCGCGCGGGATCATTCCCTCTGTCCCTCCTCAAGGCAGGGGGGCGAGTTGGGCGAGTTCGGTCCTGGCCAGATGGTAAAGGAGTTCGATGAGGTTGTCTTCAGCGCCGAGGTCGGCACGGTCCAGGGACCGGTCAAGACCCAGTTCGGCTATCACCTGGTCGAAGTCACCAGACGGACGGCATGA
- a CDS encoding cation-translocating P-type ATPase: protein MEQLNWHLIDAEAALERLASDPEHGLSSEEAARRLATQGANELQERGGTSPWRILWEQFTSTMALILISASLLSALVGSLKDTITILAIVCLFALLGFVQEYRAERAIRALKRLAMPNVRLRRDGSVVEAPAAGLVPGDILLLEAGNLVPADCRLIESYNLKIQEALLTGESEAVEKISEPLRGEDLALGDRRNLAYSGTTVSYGRGVALVVATGMSTELGRIATMLQAVTREWTPLQRRLDRLGKVLAAVAVLVSVAFFVIGMLRGEDLRLMLLTAVSLAVAAIPEGLPAVVTITLAIGAQGMLRRNALIRKLPAVETLGSVTVICSDKTGTLTENRMTVTEVVPWPPCSREQLLYAAALCNDASERMVDGVCQVVGDPTEGALLVAASQAGISKNELEQLFPRVAEIPFDSASKRMVTVHSVSSGALDLGLPLGGMGQGERFAVAKGAVDVLLPLCGHVSQVEVMERVAALASSGMRVLACAGCRVEADWSPDGGASSRELTFMGLIAMMDPPRPEARDAVERCARAGIRPVMITGDHPLTAAAIAGSLGIGTGGGVVVGAELDRRGAEGLADIVGTTSVYARVSPAHKLLIVEALRKSGQVVAMTGDGVNDAPALKRADIGVAMGITGTDVAKESSDMVLLDDNFATIVASVEEGRTIYDNIRKFIEFSVAGNLGKILAVVTLPFLGLPMPLTPLQLLWLNLLTDGLLGLGMGMERAEPDIMDRPPISPSAQIFDRRMLRHSLLTGGVIAVSSIALARYFWLLQPDGEWQTVLFSSLAFAQIGQALALRSFGHSLFSIGFFTNPVLLCMVLAVVLLQGMVVYLPTLQPFFTTVPLAPESLVWVLLPGTCVFGALEVEKVLRGRRPGTT from the coding sequence ATGGAACAGCTGAACTGGCACCTGATTGACGCGGAAGCTGCCCTGGAGCGACTGGCCAGTGACCCTGAGCATGGCCTCTCGTCGGAGGAGGCTGCCCGGCGCCTGGCGACCCAGGGGGCCAACGAGCTCCAGGAACGGGGGGGAACCTCCCCCTGGCGCATACTCTGGGAACAGTTCACCTCCACCATGGCCCTGATCCTGATCTCGGCCTCCCTCCTCTCTGCCCTGGTCGGCTCCCTTAAGGACACCATCACCATCCTGGCCATCGTCTGCCTCTTTGCCCTCCTGGGGTTCGTCCAGGAATACCGGGCCGAGCGGGCCATCCGGGCGCTGAAACGACTGGCAATGCCCAACGTGCGGTTGCGGCGCGACGGATCCGTGGTCGAGGCCCCGGCAGCCGGGCTGGTGCCGGGTGACATCCTGCTCCTTGAGGCCGGTAATCTGGTCCCGGCCGACTGCCGGCTGATCGAGTCGTACAACCTGAAGATCCAGGAGGCGCTGCTGACCGGTGAGTCGGAGGCAGTGGAGAAGATCAGCGAGCCTTTGCGCGGAGAGGATCTGGCGCTGGGGGACCGTCGCAACCTGGCATACAGTGGCACCACCGTCAGCTACGGCAGGGGGGTCGCCCTGGTGGTGGCCACCGGCATGTCCACCGAACTTGGGCGCATCGCCACCATGCTCCAGGCGGTCACGCGGGAGTGGACCCCCCTGCAGCGTAGGCTCGACCGTCTGGGCAAGGTCCTGGCCGCCGTGGCGGTGCTGGTCTCCGTGGCATTTTTTGTCATCGGCATGCTGCGGGGGGAGGATCTGCGGCTGATGCTGCTGACCGCCGTCAGCCTGGCCGTGGCAGCCATTCCCGAGGGATTGCCGGCAGTGGTGACCATCACCCTGGCCATCGGAGCCCAGGGGATGCTCAGGCGAAACGCACTGATCCGCAAGCTTCCGGCGGTGGAAACGCTCGGTTCCGTAACCGTGATCTGCTCCGACAAGACCGGGACCCTGACCGAGAACCGCATGACCGTGACCGAGGTCGTTCCCTGGCCCCCCTGCTCCCGGGAACAGCTCCTGTACGCCGCGGCCCTGTGCAATGACGCCAGCGAACGGATGGTGGATGGAGTTTGCCAGGTGGTGGGCGATCCCACCGAGGGTGCGCTGCTGGTGGCGGCCTCCCAGGCCGGCATCTCCAAGAATGAGCTGGAGCAGCTCTTCCCCCGCGTTGCCGAGATTCCCTTCGATTCCGCCAGCAAGCGCATGGTGACGGTTCATTCCGTATCATCCGGAGCTCTGGACCTGGGCTTGCCCCTTGGCGGAATGGGGCAGGGTGAGCGCTTCGCCGTTGCCAAGGGTGCCGTGGATGTGCTTTTGCCGCTCTGCGGCCATGTGTCCCAGGTTGAGGTCATGGAGCGGGTCGCTGCCCTGGCGTCCTCGGGCATGCGGGTGCTGGCCTGCGCCGGCTGCAGAGTTGAGGCGGACTGGTCTCCCGATGGCGGTGCCTCTTCCCGGGAGCTGACCTTCATGGGGCTGATCGCCATGATGGACCCGCCGCGCCCCGAGGCGCGGGATGCGGTGGAACGCTGTGCCCGGGCGGGGATCCGGCCGGTGATGATCACCGGCGACCACCCCCTGACCGCCGCCGCCATTGCCGGGAGCCTGGGCATCGGCACAGGCGGAGGAGTTGTCGTCGGCGCCGAGCTTGATCGCAGGGGGGCCGAGGGGCTGGCGGATATCGTGGGGACAACGTCGGTCTATGCCCGTGTCTCGCCGGCACACAAGCTTTTGATCGTGGAGGCGCTCAGGAAGAGCGGGCAGGTGGTGGCCATGACCGGAGACGGGGTGAATGACGCGCCGGCGCTCAAACGGGCCGACATCGGCGTGGCCATGGGGATAACCGGCACCGATGTGGCCAAGGAATCTTCCGACATGGTGCTCCTGGATGACAACTTCGCCACCATCGTGGCCTCGGTGGAGGAGGGGCGCACCATCTATGACAACATCCGCAAGTTCATCGAGTTCTCGGTGGCCGGTAATCTGGGCAAGATCCTGGCCGTTGTGACGCTGCCGTTCCTGGGGCTGCCCATGCCGCTGACGCCTTTGCAACTGCTCTGGTTGAACCTGCTCACCGACGGCCTTTTGGGGCTGGGAATGGGGATGGAGCGGGCCGAGCCGGATATCATGGACCGTCCCCCCATCTCCCCCTCGGCACAGATCTTCGACCGCCGGATGCTGCGGCACAGCCTGCTGACCGGTGGCGTCATCGCCGTCAGCAGCATCGCCCTTGCGCGTTATTTCTGGCTGCTGCAACCGGACGGCGAATGGCAGACCGTGCTGTTCTCCTCCCTGGCCTTCGCCCAGATCGGCCAGGCTCTTGCGTTGCGCTCCTTCGGGCACTCCCTCTTCAGTATCGGCTTTTTCACCAACCCGGTGCTGCTGTGCATGGTGCTTGCGGTGGTCCTGCTGCAGGGGATGGTAGTTTACCTCCCGACGCTCCAGCCGTTCTTCACCACCGTTCCCCTAGCGCCCGAAAGCCTGGTATGGGTTCTTCTTCCGGGAACATGCGTCTTCGGAGCGCTTGAGGTCGAGAAGGTGCTGCGTGGCCGACGGCCCGGGACGACGTGA
- a CDS encoding two-component system sensor histidine kinase NtrB — MWRERQLRIFIYARILVSFLFLVSTVALMLKEPEAMDDITHNGVIRLMAFSFLFSAISHFSLKLPRFRHFITYLQTIWDLLFVTVLLLFTGGVDSPYSFLYLLSIMNAGVLLGRREAFYTASLCGILYGAISDFQYFGYLEVIGLSREAAHAFGGMQILYNIFMNLMGFGLTGFITGYLSQQARQNADALERKNVNLEELERLNRTIVANLESGLITVTREGTIRVFNRYAEELTKKTQQDVYDLPLERLFPEMAASVRGEQGRTSSGECAWKGADGEALVLGYSSVPFSDGRGELAGAIINFKDLTDKIRMEEALRRSDKLAVLGSLAARMAHEIRNPLAAMSGSVQLLADHGTVAENDQRLLAIILRETDRLNALITSFLTYARPVSPHKERISLGGLIDEVRLLVSSDRRFGGITLTAQVPERMTISADQNQLRQVLINLLNNAAEAMPEGGRVEISAHLASPEDGDRAEQRAVITVSDSGSGITDEVAAHLFEPFWTTKSDGCGLGLAITYRIIEEHGGTITAESPPWGGCRITISLPA, encoded by the coding sequence ATGTGGCGTGAACGGCAGCTGCGGATTTTTATCTATGCCAGGATTCTGGTCAGTTTCCTGTTTCTGGTTTCCACGGTTGCGTTGATGCTGAAGGAGCCTGAAGCCATGGACGATATCACCCACAACGGGGTGATTCGTCTGATGGCTTTTTCCTTTCTCTTCTCGGCCATTTCGCACTTCTCGCTCAAACTCCCCCGCTTTCGTCACTTCATCACCTATCTGCAGACCATCTGGGACCTGTTGTTCGTTACGGTGCTGCTGCTGTTCACCGGCGGGGTGGACAGCCCCTACTCCTTCCTGTACCTGCTCTCCATCATGAACGCCGGCGTGCTCCTGGGACGCCGGGAGGCGTTCTACACCGCGTCCCTGTGCGGAATCCTCTACGGTGCCATCAGCGATTTCCAGTATTTCGGCTATCTGGAGGTCATAGGCCTGAGCCGGGAGGCGGCCCACGCATTCGGCGGGATGCAGATCCTCTATAACATATTCATGAACCTGATGGGGTTTGGTCTGACCGGCTTCATCACCGGGTACCTCTCCCAGCAGGCCAGGCAGAACGCCGACGCCCTGGAACGAAAGAACGTCAACCTGGAAGAACTGGAGCGCCTGAACCGGACCATCGTTGCCAACCTGGAGAGCGGCCTGATAACGGTGACGCGGGAGGGGACCATCCGAGTCTTCAATCGCTATGCCGAGGAGCTGACGAAAAAAACGCAGCAGGATGTCTATGATCTGCCGCTGGAGCGGCTCTTTCCGGAGATGGCGGCGTCCGTCCGGGGAGAGCAGGGCAGGACGAGCAGCGGTGAGTGCGCCTGGAAGGGGGCCGATGGGGAGGCGCTTGTCCTGGGCTACAGCAGCGTCCCCTTTAGCGACGGCCGGGGCGAACTGGCCGGAGCGATCATCAACTTCAAGGACCTGACCGACAAGATTCGCATGGAAGAGGCGCTTAGGCGCAGCGACAAGCTGGCCGTGCTGGGCTCGCTGGCCGCCCGCATGGCCCATGAGATTCGCAACCCCCTGGCGGCCATGAGCGGTTCGGTGCAGTTGCTCGCCGATCATGGCACCGTTGCCGAGAATGACCAGCGTCTGCTGGCGATCATCCTGCGGGAAACCGACCGACTCAACGCGCTGATCACCAGTTTTCTGACCTATGCCCGCCCCGTCTCTCCCCACAAGGAACGCATCAGCCTGGGGGGGCTGATCGACGAGGTGCGTCTCCTGGTCTCCTCGGACCGCCGCTTCGGCGGCATAACCCTCACCGCCCAGGTCCCGGAACGAATGACCATCAGCGCCGACCAGAACCAGCTGCGCCAGGTTCTGATAAATCTGCTGAACAATGCCGCCGAGGCAATGCCCGAGGGGGGCAGGGTGGAGATCTCCGCGCACCTGGCCAGCCCCGAAGACGGGGATAGGGCGGAACAACGAGCGGTGATCACCGTCAGCGACAGCGGCTCCGGGATCACGGACGAGGTGGCGGCCCACCTGTTCGAGCCGTTCTGGACCACCAAGAGCGATGGATGTGGCTTGGGGCTGGCGATTACCTACCGCATCATCGAAGAGCATGGCGGCACGATCACGGCGGAATCGCCTCCCTGGGGAGGGTGCCGCATCACCATCTCGCTTCCGGCCTGA
- a CDS encoding type II secretion system F family protein, producing MPKFTWEARTKTGGVQKGTMEADSVTIVEAQLKKYGFTNISISEVAKGMSFKLPSFGGSGKVQTKELVIFTRQFATMIDSGLPLVQCLEILSSQQENKTFKEILYKVKESVESGSTFADALAKHPKAFDQLFVNLVAAGEVGGILDTILQRLAAYIEKAMKLKKQIKGAMVYPLTIMSIAVIVVGVILIFVIPTFAKMFQDFGGDLPAPTKIVIALSNFLTRYIIVIIALIYGLFWVFKKYYATPAGRKTVDRLALKAPIAGPLIRKVAVAKFTRTLGTMVSSGVPIMDGLEIVAKTAGNKIVEEAIYGVRQAISEGKTMAEPLAACGVFPPMVVQMIGVGEATGAMDAMLNKIADFYDDEVDDAVSAMTAMMEPLLMVFLGTTVGGLVIAMYLPIFKLAGTVGG from the coding sequence ATGCCCAAGTTTACCTGGGAAGCACGCACCAAAACCGGCGGTGTCCAGAAGGGGACCATGGAGGCCGACAGTGTCACCATTGTCGAGGCCCAGCTGAAGAAGTACGGCTTTACCAACATAAGTATCAGCGAGGTTGCCAAGGGGATGTCCTTCAAGCTCCCCTCCTTCGGGGGATCGGGCAAGGTCCAGACAAAGGAACTGGTCATCTTCACCCGCCAGTTCGCCACCATGATCGACTCGGGCCTCCCCCTGGTGCAGTGCCTGGAGATCCTCTCCAGCCAGCAGGAGAACAAGACCTTCAAGGAGATACTCTACAAGGTCAAGGAAAGCGTGGAGAGCGGCTCCACCTTTGCCGATGCCCTGGCCAAGCACCCCAAGGCCTTTGACCAGCTGTTCGTCAACCTGGTGGCTGCCGGCGAGGTGGGCGGTATCCTGGATACGATTCTGCAGCGCCTGGCCGCCTACATCGAGAAGGCCATGAAGCTGAAGAAGCAGATCAAGGGCGCCATGGTCTACCCGCTCACCATCATGTCCATTGCGGTGATCGTCGTGGGGGTCATCCTGATCTTCGTCATCCCGACCTTTGCCAAGATGTTCCAGGACTTCGGCGGAGATCTGCCCGCTCCCACCAAGATCGTTATCGCTTTAAGCAACTTTCTGACCCGCTATATCATCGTGATTATCGCCCTGATCTACGGTCTTTTCTGGGTGTTCAAGAAGTACTACGCCACCCCGGCGGGGCGGAAGACCGTCGACCGCTTGGCCCTCAAGGCGCCCATTGCCGGTCCGCTGATCCGCAAGGTGGCGGTGGCCAAGTTCACCCGCACCCTGGGTACCATGGTGAGTTCCGGCGTTCCCATCATGGACGGCCTGGAGATCGTTGCCAAGACGGCCGGAAACAAGATCGTCGAAGAGGCCATCTACGGGGTCCGGCAGGCCATCTCCGAGGGGAAGACCATGGCTGAACCGCTGGCGGCCTGTGGCGTCTTTCCTCCCATGGTGGTGCAGATGATCGGCGTTGGCGAGGCCACCGGCGCCATGGATGCCATGCTGAACAAGATAGCCGATTTCTACGATGACGAGGTGGATGACGCTGTTTCGGCCATGACCGCCATGATGGAGCCGCTGCTGATGGTCTTCCTGGGCACCACCGTGGGTGGTCTGGTCATTGCCATGTATCTGCCGATCTTCAAGCTGGCGGGGACTGTCGGCGGATAA
- a CDS encoding type IV pilus twitching motility protein PilT codes for MLSLHQLLKTLVEANGSDLHITTNSPPQIRVDGKLLPLDYPPLNQVDTKQLCYSVLTDTQKHKFEEENELDLSFGVKGLSRFRGNVFVQRGAVAGVFRVIPYKILSFEELCLPSIVADLASKARGLILVTGPTGSGKSTTLASIIDYINVNRHEHIVTIEDPIEYLHPHKGCVVNQREVGADTKGFKNALKYVLRQDPDVVLVGELRDLETIEAALTLSETGHLCLATLHTNSCVQTINRIVDVFPPHQQTQIRAQLSFVLEGVISQMLLPRMNAKGRSLVLEIMVPNAAIRNLIREDKVHQIYSQMQVGQEKFGMQTMNQSLFSLYQRRQISLEDALGRSQDPEELKQMLSNPATNPQRRPPGR; via the coding sequence ATGCTCAGTCTTCACCAACTGCTCAAGACGCTGGTCGAGGCCAACGGCTCCGACCTGCACATAACCACCAATTCGCCTCCCCAGATCCGCGTTGACGGCAAACTGCTGCCGCTGGACTATCCCCCCCTCAACCAGGTGGACACCAAGCAGCTCTGCTACAGCGTGCTCACCGACACCCAGAAGCACAAGTTCGAGGAGGAGAACGAGCTGGACCTCTCCTTCGGCGTCAAGGGGTTGTCCCGCTTCAGGGGCAATGTCTTCGTGCAGCGCGGGGCGGTTGCCGGCGTCTTTCGCGTGATTCCCTACAAGATCCTCTCCTTCGAGGAACTCTGCCTTCCGTCGATCGTGGCAGATCTGGCCTCCAAGGCCCGCGGTCTGATCCTGGTAACCGGCCCCACCGGCAGCGGCAAGTCAACGACCCTGGCGTCCATCATCGACTACATCAACGTGAACCGCCACGAGCACATCGTCACCATCGAGGATCCCATCGAGTACCTCCACCCCCACAAGGGGTGCGTGGTCAACCAGCGCGAGGTGGGCGCCGATACCAAGGGGTTCAAGAATGCCCTCAAGTACGTGCTGCGCCAGGACCCGGACGTGGTCCTGGTGGGCGAGCTGCGCGACCTGGAGACCATCGAGGCGGCTCTGACCCTCTCCGAGACCGGTCACCTCTGCCTGGCCACGTTGCACACCAACTCCTGCGTGCAGACCATCAACCGTATCGTGGATGTGTTCCCCCCCCACCAGCAGACCCAGATCAGGGCGCAGCTCTCCTTCGTGCTGGAGGGGGTCATCTCCCAGATGCTGCTTCCCCGGATGAACGCCAAGGGGCGTTCGCTGGTGCTGGAGATCATGGTGCCCAACGCCGCCATCCGCAACCTGATCCGCGAGGACAAGGTTCACCAGATCTACTCCCAGATGCAGGTGGGCCAGGAAAAGTTCGGCATGCAGACCATGAACCAGTCCCTGTTCTCGCTGTACCAGAGACGGCAGATCTCGCTGGAAGATGCCCTGGGTCGGTCGCAGGACCCGGAAGAGTTGAAACAGATGCTCAGCAACCCGGCAACGAACCCGCAACGCCGTCCCCCTGGCCGCTGA
- the pilB gene encoding type IV-A pilus assembly ATPase PilB translates to MQLSRLGEILVTNNLITREQLAKALEEQKMSGGQARLGTILVKQNLISEENLTAFLSKQYGVPTVSLSNYDVDPAVTKIIQSEVVQKYQLVPINRVGATLVVAVTDPSNLFAIEDIKFMTGYNVEMVIASESDIKAAIDKYYDQSASLADVMDDMNLEDLEVVDVDEDVDISSMERATEDAPVVRMVNAILQDAIKKKASDIHIEPYEKLFRVRYRIDGVLYEAMKPPLKLKNAITSRIKIMAELDIAERRLPQDGRIKIKLGGGKDMDFRVSVLPTLFGEKICMRLSDKSSLQTDLTKLGYEPEALENFLREIHKPFGMVLVTGPTGSGKTVSLYSAIAELNKVSENISTAEDPVEFNFAGINQVQMHEDIGLNFAAALRSFLRQDPDIIMIGEIRDFETAEIAVKAALTGHLVLSTLHTNDAPATINRLLNMGIEPFLVASAVNLITAQRLARRVCKECKEPEDIPVQALIDAGVPPDEAPGYVCYRGKGCPVCNGTGYKGRVGFYQVMPMLDEIRELILNGANTAEIKRETMRLGIKSMRQSGLTKLKEGVTSFEEVLRVTIADT, encoded by the coding sequence ATGCAGTTGAGCAGGCTGGGAGAAATCCTGGTAACCAACAACCTGATCACCAGAGAACAGCTTGCCAAGGCTCTCGAAGAACAGAAGATGTCCGGCGGGCAGGCCCGTCTCGGCACGATCCTGGTCAAGCAGAACCTGATCAGCGAAGAGAATCTGACGGCATTTCTCTCCAAACAGTACGGTGTGCCCACGGTCAGCCTTTCCAACTATGACGTGGATCCGGCTGTTACCAAGATCATCCAGTCCGAGGTTGTCCAGAAGTATCAACTGGTTCCCATCAACCGCGTCGGGGCGACCCTGGTCGTGGCGGTTACCGATCCCTCCAATCTCTTCGCCATCGAAGACATCAAGTTCATGACCGGCTACAACGTGGAGATGGTCATCGCTTCGGAAAGCGATATCAAGGCGGCCATCGACAAGTACTACGACCAGTCCGCCTCCCTGGCCGATGTCATGGATGACATGAACCTGGAGGACCTGGAGGTGGTTGATGTCGACGAGGATGTGGACATCAGCTCCATGGAGCGGGCCACGGAGGATGCGCCGGTGGTCAGGATGGTCAATGCCATTCTGCAGGATGCCATCAAGAAGAAAGCCAGCGACATCCACATCGAGCCCTACGAGAAGCTGTTCCGGGTGCGCTACCGCATCGACGGCGTGCTGTACGAGGCCATGAAGCCGCCGCTGAAGCTGAAGAACGCCATTACCTCGCGCATCAAGATCATGGCTGAGCTGGATATCGCCGAGCGCCGCCTCCCCCAGGACGGCCGCATCAAGATCAAGCTGGGCGGCGGAAAGGATATGGACTTCAGGGTCTCGGTCCTGCCGACTCTGTTCGGCGAGAAGATCTGCATGCGTCTATCGGACAAGAGCAGCCTGCAGACCGATCTGACCAAGCTGGGCTACGAGCCGGAGGCCCTGGAGAACTTCCTGCGGGAGATTCACAAGCCCTTCGGCATGGTGCTGGTCACCGGTCCCACCGGCAGTGGCAAGACCGTTTCGCTCTATTCGGCCATTGCCGAGCTGAACAAGGTCTCCGAGAATATATCAACCGCCGAGGATCCGGTGGAGTTCAACTTTGCCGGCATCAACCAGGTCCAGATGCACGAGGACATCGGCCTCAACTTCGCCGCCGCGTTGCGCTCCTTCCTGCGTCAGGATCCGGATATCATCATGATTGGCGAGATCCGCGACTTCGAAACCGCTGAGATCGCCGTCAAGGCCGCCCTGACCGGCCACCTGGTGCTCTCCACCCTGCATACCAACGATGCCCCCGCCACCATCAACCGCCTGCTGAACATGGGCATCGAGCCGTTTCTGGTGGCATCGGCGGTGAACCTGATCACCGCCCAGCGCCTGGCACGGCGCGTCTGCAAGGAGTGCAAGGAGCCGGAGGATATTCCGGTCCAGGCGCTGATCGATGCCGGCGTGCCGCCCGACGAAGCCCCTGGCTATGTCTGCTACCGTGGCAAGGGGTGCCCGGTCTGTAACGGCACCGGCTACAAAGGGAGGGTTGGCTTCTATCAGGTCATGCCGATGCTGGACGAGATCCGCGAACTGATCCTCAACGGGGCCAATACCGCCGAGATCAAGCGCGAAACCATGCGGCTGGGGATCAAGTCCATGCGCCAGTCCGGGCTCACCAAGCTCAAGGAAGGGGTTACCTCGTTCGAAGAGGTGCTGCGGGTCACCATCGCCGATACCTAA